A section of the Streptomyces sp. NBC_00178 genome encodes:
- a CDS encoding GNAT family N-acetyltransferase, with amino-acid sequence MSSTTSSLPERLELPGEGLVLRDWSEGDLTAMPALFDNPDTAYWTPIVSPFDATAARNRLKRARQLREEGTTILLAITVDGGAPLGEVMLRRAPEGTEIGYAVGPAHRGQGLAVRAVRVMAAYAFEQLGAEQVILELEADNAASVAVARRAGFGLLDRPLIQGEDKGRAFELQTWGLDRPRT; translated from the coding sequence ATGAGCAGCACCACCTCGTCCCTGCCCGAGCGGCTCGAGCTCCCGGGCGAGGGTCTCGTCCTCCGCGACTGGTCGGAGGGGGACCTGACAGCGATGCCGGCCCTCTTCGACAACCCGGACACCGCCTACTGGACTCCGATCGTCTCGCCCTTCGACGCGACGGCGGCCCGGAACCGGCTGAAGCGGGCCAGGCAGCTGCGCGAGGAGGGTACGACCATCCTCCTCGCCATCACCGTCGACGGCGGCGCACCGCTCGGAGAGGTGATGCTGCGCCGCGCCCCCGAAGGGACGGAGATCGGCTACGCGGTCGGGCCCGCGCACCGCGGGCAAGGGCTCGCGGTGCGTGCGGTGCGTGTGATGGCCGCCTACGCCTTCGAGCAGCTGGGCGCCGAGCAGGTCATCCTGGAACTGGAGGCGGACAACGCCGCCAGCGTCGCCGTCGCCCGCAGGGCGGGCTTCGGACTCCTCGACCGCCCTCTGATCCAGGGCGAGGACAAGGGGCGCGCGTTCGAACTGCAGACATGGGGACTCGACCGCCCCCGCACCTGA
- a CDS encoding cation:proton antiporter domain-containing protein translates to MAITTTGAVYGCLGLGALLAAVLPRLLSRRPVSPPMVFLASGVLVYALPLSLPLPQVDPTTHGAWVEHLTELCVIASLMGAGLAINRPFGLRPWATTWRLLGIAMPLTIAATALAAWWLLDWPPYVALLVAAVLAPTDPVLASEVRVGEPTDAEYDEDEVRFALTSEAGLNDGLAFPFVLAALALAASGQAWSTDWIVHWAWSDVVVRLVVGVAVGMGTGLLLGRVLFHAGAAPLRLAEHGEGFVALAATLTSYGLAESLHGYGFLAVFVAACTLRRCERGHDYHQVLHEFIEQIERLLMAVLLFATGAFIATGALAHLTWQGAATGLLLHLLIRPLTGWLALLRGTGARKERLVTAFFGIRGIGSFFYLAYACARGEFGGYEDEMWAVVVFTVLVSVVLHGAAASPVTARLDRRNGGTGEGPAGQEPERLGQGDGVPRGRV, encoded by the coding sequence GTGGCCATCACTACCACCGGCGCTGTGTACGGATGCCTCGGCCTGGGGGCCCTTCTCGCGGCAGTGCTCCCCCGGCTGCTGTCGCGCCGGCCCGTCTCCCCACCGATGGTGTTCCTGGCGTCGGGTGTGCTCGTCTACGCGCTGCCGCTGTCCCTGCCGCTGCCGCAGGTCGACCCCACGACGCACGGGGCCTGGGTGGAGCACCTGACCGAACTCTGCGTCATCGCCTCGCTGATGGGGGCGGGGCTCGCCATCAACCGTCCTTTCGGCCTGCGGCCCTGGGCGACCACCTGGCGACTGCTCGGCATAGCGATGCCGCTCACGATCGCCGCGACGGCCCTCGCGGCCTGGTGGCTGCTGGACTGGCCGCCGTACGTCGCTCTCCTCGTGGCGGCGGTGCTGGCACCGACCGACCCCGTGCTCGCCTCCGAGGTCCGCGTGGGTGAGCCGACCGACGCCGAGTACGACGAGGACGAGGTGCGCTTCGCCCTCACGAGCGAGGCGGGGCTCAACGACGGGCTGGCGTTCCCGTTCGTCCTCGCCGCGCTCGCACTGGCCGCCTCGGGCCAGGCCTGGTCGACGGACTGGATCGTGCACTGGGCCTGGAGCGACGTGGTCGTACGGCTCGTGGTGGGTGTGGCCGTGGGCATGGGGACGGGGCTGCTCCTCGGCCGCGTCCTCTTCCACGCGGGCGCGGCACCTCTCCGGCTCGCCGAGCACGGTGAGGGCTTCGTGGCGCTGGCCGCCACCCTCACCTCGTACGGCCTCGCCGAGTCGCTGCACGGTTACGGCTTCCTCGCGGTCTTCGTCGCCGCGTGCACCTTGCGCAGGTGCGAGCGGGGCCACGACTACCACCAGGTTCTCCACGAGTTCATCGAGCAGATAGAGCGGCTGCTCATGGCGGTGCTCCTGTTCGCGACGGGTGCCTTCATCGCGACGGGTGCCCTGGCCCACCTCACCTGGCAGGGTGCCGCGACGGGACTGCTGCTCCACCTGCTGATACGGCCGCTGACCGGCTGGCTCGCGCTGCTTCGGGGAACCGGGGCCCGTAAGGAGCGTCTGGTGACGGCGTTCTTCGGGATCCGGGGCATCGGTTCGTTCTTCTACCTCGCCTACGCCTGTGCCCGGGGGGAATTCGGCGGCTACGAGGACGAGATGTGGGCCGTCGTGGTCTTCACCGTGCTGGTCTCCGTGGTGCTCCACGGGGCCGCCGCCTCGCCGGTCACCGCCCGTCTGGACAGGAGGAACGGGGGGACGGGTGAAGGCCCGGCCGGCCAGGAGCCCGAGCGGCTCGGCCAGGGCGACGGTGTGCCCCGGGGGCGTGTCTGA
- a CDS encoding DoxX family protein, translating to MARVVRRTPGSPLLLAGLLAAAGLAHFAVPRPFDAIVPRALPGSPRVWTRASGVVELTLAAGLAVPRTRKLSARATALFFVGVFPANVQMAYDWRDRPAPARGLALGRLPLQVPLYLWARAADRSASAK from the coding sequence ATGGCACGCGTCGTCCGTCGCACCCCCGGTTCGCCGCTGCTGCTCGCAGGCCTTCTCGCCGCAGCGGGACTCGCACACTTCGCCGTCCCGCGGCCGTTCGACGCGATCGTGCCCCGGGCCCTCCCCGGCAGCCCCAGGGTCTGGACCAGGGCCAGTGGCGTCGTGGAGCTGACGCTTGCGGCAGGACTCGCAGTGCCCCGCACCCGGAAGCTGAGCGCCCGGGCGACCGCGCTCTTCTTCGTCGGAGTCTTCCCCGCCAACGTCCAGATGGCGTACGACTGGCGCGACCGCCCGGCACCGGCGCGGGGGCTCGCCCTCGGCCGGCTCCCCCTGCAGGTCCCCCTGTACCTGTGGGCCCGTGCGGCGGACCGCTCCGCGTCCGCGAAGTAG
- a CDS encoding DeoR/GlpR family DNA-binding transcription regulator, producing MLAAERRDHLLGLLSREGKIVAKTVAAELGISEDSVRRDLRDLAADGLCQRVYGGALPVSPAVVDHSSRRSVAPDGKRKVASVAVGLVRAGDTLILDGGTTALAVARALPQDLVCTVITHSPTVAAALLDHPHAELFLLGGRVFKHSAVACGATAVEAAQGVFADLCLLGVTGVHPEAGLTTGDSEEAAMKRALASRAADTYILASSEKIGTASRFRVLPWDKVSGLITDADPHDASIGELATRGVEILGTRP from the coding sequence ATGCTGGCTGCTGAACGACGCGACCACCTGCTGGGACTGCTCTCCCGCGAAGGAAAGATCGTCGCCAAGACCGTGGCCGCCGAACTGGGGATCTCCGAGGACAGCGTCCGGCGCGACCTGCGCGACCTCGCGGCCGACGGACTGTGCCAGCGGGTCTACGGCGGCGCGCTTCCGGTGTCGCCCGCCGTCGTCGACCATTCCTCCCGTCGGAGCGTGGCCCCCGACGGGAAGCGGAAGGTCGCTTCCGTGGCCGTCGGCCTGGTCCGGGCGGGCGACACACTGATCCTCGACGGGGGCACCACCGCCCTGGCCGTCGCGCGGGCTCTTCCACAGGATCTCGTCTGCACCGTGATCACCCACAGTCCGACCGTCGCAGCCGCCCTGCTCGATCATCCGCACGCGGAACTGTTCCTGCTCGGGGGCCGCGTCTTCAAGCACTCGGCGGTGGCCTGCGGCGCGACCGCGGTCGAAGCGGCCCAGGGGGTCTTTGCCGATCTCTGCCTGCTCGGCGTGACCGGAGTACACCCCGAGGCGGGTCTGACCACGGGCGATTCGGAGGAGGCCGCGATGAAGCGCGCTCTGGCCTCCCGCGCGGCGGACACCTACATCCTCGCCTCCTCCGAGAAGATCGGGACCGCCTCGCGCTTCCGGGTGCTGCCCTGGGACAAGGTCAGCGGCCTCATCACCGACGCCGATCCCCATGACGCGTCGATCGGCGAACTCGCCACACGTGGCGTCGAAATCCTCGGCACCCGCCCCTGA
- a CDS encoding NUDIX domain-containing protein, with amino-acid sequence MDPHPLPPTAGDRVSIPGTDTPDHRGRTGLDRVGRDLRRNPDVLIRDVELTSQGWHVLRRTTFDYRRRDGRWATQQRETYDRGNGAVVLPYDPERRCVLLTRQFRYPAYVNGHPDGMLVEAAAGLLDADDPVTAVRRESAEELGVVLGPLTRVLDAYMSPGSVTECLHYFAAPYTAADRVGTGGGLEEEGEDIEVLELPFASALAMTRDGRIVDGKTILLLQWAALDGPFAPAAG; translated from the coding sequence ATGGATCCGCACCCCCTACCCCCGACCGCAGGAGACCGCGTGAGCATCCCCGGTACAGACACCCCCGACCACCGTGGCCGCACCGGTCTCGACCGGGTGGGCCGGGATCTGCGCCGCAACCCGGACGTGCTGATCCGCGACGTCGAGCTCACGTCCCAGGGCTGGCACGTCCTGCGCCGCACGACCTTCGACTACCGGCGTCGCGACGGGCGCTGGGCCACCCAGCAGCGCGAGACGTACGACCGCGGCAACGGTGCGGTCGTCCTGCCGTACGACCCCGAACGCCGATGCGTCCTGCTCACCCGGCAGTTCCGTTACCCCGCCTATGTCAACGGCCACCCCGACGGCATGCTCGTCGAAGCCGCGGCGGGGCTGCTCGACGCGGACGACCCGGTCACCGCCGTCAGGCGCGAGAGCGCCGAGGAACTGGGGGTCGTCCTCGGCCCGCTCACCCGCGTCCTCGACGCCTACATGAGCCCCGGTTCGGTCACCGAGTGCCTGCACTACTTCGCCGCCCCCTACACGGCGGCGGACCGGGTCGGAACCGGGGGAGGACTGGAGGAGGAGGGTGAGGACATCGAGGTCCTCGAACTGCCCTTCGCGTCAGCGCTCGCCATGACCCGCGACGGCCGCATCGTGGACGGCAAGACCATCCTGCTCCTGCAATGGGCGGCCCTGGACGGGCCGTTCGCGCCGGCAGCGGGATGA
- a CDS encoding PRC-barrel domain-containing protein, whose translation MTDNIWGYQPTAGHTAGNDLIGYKVEATDGTIGKVDKHSDEVNSAYLVVDTGVWIFGKHVLLPAGTVRTVDQAERKVFVDLTKDQIKDSPEFDKDKHVGDAGYHEQVGGYYTSHRRV comes from the coding sequence ATGACCGACAACATCTGGGGTTACCAGCCGACCGCCGGCCACACTGCGGGCAATGACCTGATCGGCTACAAGGTCGAGGCCACCGACGGCACCATCGGCAAGGTCGACAAGCACTCCGACGAGGTCAACTCGGCGTACCTGGTGGTCGACACCGGCGTCTGGATCTTCGGGAAGCACGTGCTGCTCCCCGCCGGCACCGTGCGTACCGTGGATCAGGCCGAGCGGAAGGTATTCGTCGACCTCACCAAGGACCAGATCAAGGACTCGCCCGAGTTCGACAAGGACAAGCACGTCGGCGACGCCGGATACCACGAGCAGGTCGGTGGCTACTACACCAGCCACCGTCGCGTCTGA
- a CDS encoding TraR/DksA family transcriptional regulator — MSDSSTSPSSSSSSPIEPERVRALLTAERADTLARIASLSREYDGIVEANALVAVDDEHDPEGSSTAFERSHIASLRAQARSSLDDLDRAVQRLDAGDYGVCEDCGGPIPEERLLVRPAASTCVRCAAVRR, encoded by the coding sequence ATGAGTGACTCGTCCACCTCACCGTCCTCCTCGTCCTCTTCACCGATCGAGCCCGAGCGCGTACGCGCCCTTCTGACGGCCGAGCGTGCGGACACGCTCGCGCGCATCGCCTCGTTGAGCCGCGAGTACGACGGCATCGTCGAGGCGAACGCCCTCGTGGCGGTCGACGACGAACACGACCCGGAGGGATCGAGCACGGCCTTCGAGCGTTCCCACATCGCGTCGCTCCGGGCACAGGCGCGCAGCTCTCTGGACGACCTGGACCGGGCTGTGCAGCGGCTCGACGCAGGTGACTACGGGGTGTGCGAGGACTGCGGCGGACCGATTCCGGAAGAACGCCTGCTGGTACGCCCGGCGGCGAGCACCTGCGTACGCTGCGCCGCCGTCCGCCGCTGA
- a CDS encoding RICIN domain-containing protein yields the protein MYRPGRRTYGAVTCSRACLDVAADSRTAGGDVQRWSFNGLGTQDWTLRARGGGHFTLTGRNSGHCPDVENGSGTAGANVRQWYCNAQSAQDWRLENVGRGYYRLVSRSSGQCLDVAEGSRAPGAGVRPWPCNGLQPQTWRLERV from the coding sequence ATGTACCGTCCCGGGAGACGTACTTATGGGGCTGTCACCTGCTCGCGGGCATGCCTGGACGTGGCGGCGGACTCGCGGACGGCAGGGGGCGACGTCCAGCGGTGGTCCTTCAACGGGCTGGGCACGCAGGACTGGACACTGCGCGCACGCGGCGGCGGGCACTTCACCCTCACCGGACGCAACAGCGGGCACTGCCCGGACGTCGAGAACGGTTCCGGCACGGCGGGGGCGAACGTCCGGCAGTGGTACTGCAACGCCCAGTCGGCTCAGGACTGGCGCCTGGAGAACGTCGGGCGCGGCTACTACCGTCTGGTCTCCCGGTCGAGCGGCCAGTGCCTCGACGTGGCCGAGGGCTCGCGTGCCCCGGGCGCCGGCGTCCGGCCATGGCCGTGCAACGGCCTCCAGCCGCAGACCTGGCGGCTCGAGCGCGTGTGA
- a CDS encoding aldo/keto reductase yields MPSVPDVTLNNGVKIPQLGFGTFQIPPAQTRETTLAALRAGYRHIDTAEMYGNEKEVGQAVRDSGLERADVFVTSKLDNGAHAHDAALAAFEGTMEELGLDYLDLFLIHWPLPGVGDFVETWHAMEEIYRSGRVKAIGVSNFQPHHLRRLLESSTVVPAVNQIEVHPYLTQDTVRSFGAEHGIATEAWSPIAQGKVLDDPAITRIAERVGRSTAQVTLRWHLQRGDIVFPKSVTQKRIEENFALFDFELTDADVGEISALNRDERTGFDPDTFNG; encoded by the coding sequence GTGCCCTCAGTACCAGACGTGACACTCAACAACGGCGTGAAGATCCCGCAGCTCGGCTTCGGAACCTTCCAGATCCCGCCGGCGCAGACCCGCGAGACCACCCTCGCGGCTCTCAGGGCCGGCTACCGGCACATCGACACCGCGGAGATGTACGGCAACGAGAAGGAGGTGGGCCAGGCCGTCCGTGACTCCGGCCTGGAGCGCGCCGACGTCTTCGTGACCAGCAAGCTGGACAACGGCGCCCACGCGCACGACGCCGCGCTGGCCGCGTTCGAGGGCACGATGGAAGAGCTCGGGCTCGACTATCTCGACCTCTTCCTCATCCACTGGCCGCTGCCGGGTGTCGGGGACTTCGTGGAGACCTGGCACGCCATGGAGGAGATCTACCGCTCAGGACGGGTCAAGGCGATCGGTGTCTCCAACTTCCAGCCGCACCACCTGCGTCGGCTGCTGGAGAGCAGCACGGTGGTCCCGGCGGTGAACCAGATCGAGGTGCACCCCTACCTCACCCAGGACACCGTCCGCTCCTTCGGTGCCGAGCACGGCATCGCCACCGAGGCGTGGTCGCCCATCGCGCAGGGCAAGGTGCTGGACGATCCCGCCATCACCCGTATCGCTGAGCGTGTGGGCAGGTCGACGGCCCAGGTCACGCTGCGCTGGCACCTGCAGCGTGGTGACATCGTGTTCCCCAAGTCGGTCACGCAGAAGCGGATCGAGGAGAACTTCGCGCTCTTCGACTTCGAGCTCACCGACGCAGACGTCGGTGAGATCTCCGCCCTCAACCGTGACGAGCGCACCGGTTTCGACCCTGACACGTTCAACGGCTGA
- the mihF gene encoding integration host factor, actinobacterial type, translated as MTLPHLTAEARSSALKRAIAVRQERAELLADLKAGRISLQDVFRRSDPVVARTSVRRLLESLPRIGKIRAGQILREYGISETRRVRGLGAHQKSRLLTLFPAEG; from the coding sequence GTGACTCTGCCCCATCTGACAGCCGAGGCCCGCAGCAGTGCGCTGAAGAGGGCCATCGCCGTCCGCCAGGAACGTGCCGAGCTCCTGGCGGACCTCAAGGCCGGCAGGATCTCCCTGCAGGACGTGTTCAGACGCAGCGACCCGGTCGTGGCCCGCACGTCGGTCCGACGCCTTCTCGAATCGCTTCCCCGCATCGGCAAGATCCGGGCGGGCCAGATTCTCCGGGAGTACGGGATCTCCGAGACGCGCCGCGTCCGGGGTCTCGGAGCGCACCAGAAGAGCCGCCTTCTGACGCTGTTTCCGGCTGAGGGCTGA
- a CDS encoding SRPBCC family protein, with translation MSEYERARTMPALPEHTFDQAADVDELNAWLPRGLSLDARDLPSVTVHDGATHRDVPAVLHVHSGRMRLEWGSREAEGYTGWLQVTDTGSGVSEVTVHLSFADGGHDPGERAVHAALDSSLERLEEQVRLRIDNVAG, from the coding sequence ATGAGCGAGTACGAACGGGCACGGACGATGCCCGCCCTGCCCGAGCACACCTTCGACCAGGCCGCCGACGTGGACGAACTGAACGCCTGGCTGCCGCGGGGCCTGAGCCTGGACGCTCGGGATCTGCCGTCCGTCACCGTGCACGACGGCGCGACGCACCGGGACGTCCCCGCCGTCCTGCACGTCCACTCCGGACGGATGAGGCTCGAATGGGGCTCACGCGAGGCGGAGGGCTACACGGGCTGGCTGCAGGTCACCGACACCGGGTCCGGAGTCAGCGAGGTGACCGTCCACCTGTCCTTCGCCGACGGCGGTCACGACCCCGGTGAGCGGGCCGTGCACGCCGCGCTCGACAGCAGCCTCGAACGGCTGGAGGAGCAGGTACGGCTCCGCATCGACAACGTGGCCGGCTGA
- a CDS encoding MSMEG_6728 family protein codes for MQTFLPFPDFTASAAALDPRRLGKQRVEAVQVLRGLIVPGYGWRRHPAVRMWAGYEEALVRYGLDICEAWTRDGRADTCAVTLVHDFMAWKPDATMRTQAALGADGDLPDWLGNPEFHRSHRSALLRKDPGYYRTRFPDMAEDATDDVPYVWPKSDRDPEAGGPGLP; via the coding sequence ATGCAGACCTTCCTCCCGTTTCCGGACTTCACGGCATCGGCCGCGGCACTCGACCCCAGGCGCCTCGGCAAGCAGCGCGTCGAGGCCGTGCAGGTGCTCCGCGGCCTGATCGTGCCGGGATACGGCTGGCGCAGGCACCCCGCGGTCCGGATGTGGGCGGGCTACGAGGAGGCTCTGGTCCGGTACGGGCTGGACATTTGCGAGGCGTGGACACGCGACGGGCGCGCCGATACGTGCGCGGTCACCCTGGTGCACGACTTCATGGCCTGGAAGCCGGACGCGACGATGCGCACCCAGGCCGCGCTCGGGGCGGACGGCGACCTCCCCGACTGGCTCGGAAACCCGGAGTTCCACCGCAGCCACCGCTCGGCCCTGTTGCGCAAGGATCCCGGCTACTACCGCACGCGGTTCCCCGACATGGCGGAGGACGCGACGGACGACGTGCCGTACGTCTGGCCGAAGTCGGACCGCGATCCGGAGGCCGGGGGCCCCGGCCTGCCCTGA
- a CDS encoding thioesterase II family protein translates to MNRSATPQPRRADGWITRPRPRTAPAVRLFCLPYAGGAASAYARWPASFGADVEVCGIEPPGRQSRFGEQPFTRMDLLVDALATAIEPELGLPYALFGHSMGSLVAFELARELRRRGITGPRVLFVSGGTAPQSRQAGPRVHDRTDAIVIDRMRSLGGLSEEILAETELLKLLLPTIRADFELLDTYAYRPGPPLACPVVAFSGTEDQAVPASRVEPWREQTSAAFTHHALPGGHFFLRSAQESLLRMVRASLARECTPGDRRSGPGAGRTPA, encoded by the coding sequence GTGAATCGAAGCGCGACGCCGCAACCGCGAAGGGCCGACGGCTGGATCACCAGGCCGCGGCCCCGGACCGCACCTGCCGTCCGGCTCTTCTGCCTCCCCTACGCCGGGGGCGCCGCCTCGGCCTACGCCCGGTGGCCGGCCTCCTTCGGCGCCGACGTGGAGGTCTGCGGCATAGAACCTCCGGGGCGTCAGTCGCGTTTCGGTGAACAGCCCTTCACCCGGATGGACTTGCTGGTCGACGCCCTGGCTACGGCGATCGAGCCCGAACTCGGCCTGCCTTACGCCCTCTTCGGGCACAGCATGGGATCGCTGGTCGCGTTCGAGCTGGCGCGTGAGCTGCGCCGCAGGGGCATCACCGGGCCCAGGGTCCTCTTCGTGTCCGGCGGCACCGCCCCGCAGTCGCGGCAGGCAGGGCCCCGGGTCCACGACCGGACCGACGCGATCGTGATCGACCGCATGCGTTCGCTGGGCGGCCTCTCCGAGGAGATCCTCGCCGAGACCGAACTGCTGAAGCTCCTGCTGCCCACGATCCGCGCCGACTTCGAACTCCTCGACACCTATGCCTACCGTCCGGGTCCCCCACTCGCGTGCCCGGTCGTCGCCTTCTCCGGTACGGAGGACCAGGCGGTACCGGCCTCACGGGTGGAGCCCTGGCGTGAACAGACGTCGGCCGCCTTCACGCACCACGCGTTGCCGGGCGGCCACTTCTTCCTGCGCAGCGCGCAGGAGTCACTTCTGCGGATGGTCCGTGCGTCACTGGCCCGGGAGTGCACCCCGGGCGACCGGCGCAGCGGCCCGGGAGCGGGCCGTACCCCGGCGTAG
- a CDS encoding metallophosphoesterase family protein — protein sequence MRLLLTSDTHVPKRARQVPAALLEAVDAADVVVHAGDWVDVATLDLFEARARRLVGVFGNNDGAELRARLDETARVELAGIRLGVVHETGAARGREQRCAARFPGLDVLVFGHSHIPWDTVAPGGLRLLNPGSPTDRRRQPYRTYMTAEVSGGQLGDVRLHRLPHGK from the coding sequence GTGCGCCTGCTGCTGACCTCGGACACCCACGTACCCAAGCGCGCCAGGCAGGTGCCCGCCGCCCTGCTGGAGGCCGTCGACGCAGCCGATGTCGTCGTTCACGCCGGTGACTGGGTCGATGTCGCCACGCTGGACCTCTTCGAGGCGCGTGCGCGGCGCCTCGTGGGCGTGTTCGGCAACAACGACGGAGCGGAGCTGCGGGCCAGGCTCGACGAGACCGCACGCGTCGAGCTCGCGGGGATCCGCCTGGGGGTCGTGCACGAGACGGGGGCGGCTCGGGGGCGTGAGCAGCGCTGCGCGGCCCGCTTTCCCGGCCTGGACGTCCTGGTGTTCGGTCACAGTCACATCCCGTGGGACACCGTCGCTCCCGGCGGGCTGCGGTTGCTCAACCCCGGCTCACCGACCGACCGGCGGAGACAGCCCTACCGCACGTACATGACCGCCGAGGTCTCGGGCGGACAACTCGGCGACGTACGCCTGCACCGTCTTCCTCACGGGAAGTGA
- a CDS encoding AI-2E family transporter, translating to MSDTLSSTKTRAALRVSARVSGEMLLVLVMAAAVVWLLGRMWSVVWPLIVGLLLTTLTWPVTRHLRRRGWPPALAASVVTLVFLLVAVGVAALIAVPVASQSGELADGVVEGIQRLREWASGPPLNIGDDQITGAFDSATGRIQDSIGSMVTTVVTGVSTVINGVVTAVLAVFLMFFMLKDGPRFLPWLARQLPGRLATDVPTVAARGWATLGEFVRSQAYVGLLDAVLIGLGLWIVGVPLVLPLAVLTFVSAFVPIVGALFAGFVAVLIALVSNGLTDALIVLAIIVVVQQLEGNVFQPMIQSRGLGLHAAVVLLAVTLGGSLAGIVGSLLAVPVAALIAVVWNYLREQLAVPAQDPEAQVSPAGSSA from the coding sequence ATGTCTGACACGTTGAGCTCCACCAAGACCCGCGCGGCTCTCCGCGTCTCGGCGCGCGTATCCGGCGAGATGCTGTTGGTCCTTGTCATGGCCGCGGCAGTGGTGTGGCTGCTCGGCCGTATGTGGTCGGTCGTATGGCCGCTGATAGTCGGTCTGTTGCTGACCACACTGACGTGGCCGGTCACACGCCACCTTCGCCGGCGCGGATGGCCCCCGGCCCTGGCGGCCTCCGTCGTGACCCTGGTGTTCCTCCTGGTGGCCGTCGGCGTCGCGGCGCTCATCGCGGTGCCGGTGGCCTCGCAGTCCGGTGAACTCGCCGACGGCGTGGTCGAAGGCATCCAACGGCTGAGGGAGTGGGCCTCCGGGCCGCCGCTCAACATCGGTGACGATCAGATCACCGGCGCGTTCGACTCGGCGACCGGCCGCATCCAGGACAGCATCGGCAGCATGGTCACCACCGTCGTCACCGGGGTGAGCACCGTTATCAACGGCGTGGTGACCGCCGTGCTGGCGGTCTTCCTGATGTTCTTCATGCTCAAGGACGGGCCCCGCTTCCTGCCGTGGCTCGCCCGTCAGCTGCCCGGGCGGCTCGCCACGGACGTGCCGACCGTCGCGGCGCGCGGCTGGGCGACCCTGGGCGAGTTCGTCCGCTCCCAGGCGTACGTCGGTCTGCTCGACGCGGTCCTCATCGGTCTCGGCCTGTGGATCGTCGGAGTGCCGCTCGTGCTGCCCCTGGCGGTGCTCACCTTCGTCTCCGCGTTCGTGCCGATCGTGGGGGCGCTGTTCGCGGGCTTCGTCGCGGTACTCATCGCCCTCGTGTCGAACGGCCTGACCGACGCGCTGATCGTCCTGGCGATCATCGTGGTGGTGCAGCAGCTGGAGGGCAACGTGTTCCAGCCCATGATCCAGAGCCGGGGACTCGGCCTGCACGCCGCGGTGGTCCTGCTGGCGGTGACCTTGGGCGGAAGCCTGGCCGGCATCGTGGGCAGTCTGCTCGCGGTACCCGTCGCCGCACTGATCGCCGTGGTCTGGAACTACCTGCGCGAGCAGCTCGCCGTTCCGGCCCAGGACCCCGAAGCGCAGGTCTCACCGGCAGGTTCCTCGGCGTAG